In the Gemmatimonadaceae bacterium genome, one interval contains:
- a CDS encoding GNAT family N-acetyltransferase, which translates to MTDASADIRVRNTGARDLPGITALTRAVYPTSRPWNSDQLGRHLDVFPEGQFVAVTPDDKVVGMAASLVILWDDYQSHMSWREFTAAGTFSNHDPEHGRTLYGAEVMVHPDHQRRGIGKMLYAARRELAERLGLLRIRAGARLRGYLEYAERMSAEEYVRCVVRGECKDPTLSFQLRNGFHVLAVVSDYLLHDPESRGYAAIIEWLNPAVAKPEDYPKGAAGGWMVTSD; encoded by the coding sequence GTGACGGACGCCAGCGCGGACATCCGCGTGCGCAACACCGGGGCGCGCGACCTGCCCGGGATCACGGCGCTTACGCGCGCGGTGTATCCCACGTCGAGGCCGTGGAACAGCGACCAGCTCGGGCGGCACCTCGACGTGTTTCCCGAAGGACAGTTCGTGGCGGTGACGCCCGACGACAAGGTCGTGGGAATGGCCGCGAGTCTGGTGATCCTGTGGGACGATTACCAGTCGCACATGAGCTGGCGCGAGTTCACCGCGGCGGGGACTTTCTCCAACCACGATCCCGAGCACGGCCGCACGCTGTACGGCGCCGAAGTGATGGTGCACCCCGATCACCAGCGGCGGGGGATCGGGAAGATGCTGTACGCGGCGCGGCGGGAGCTGGCGGAGCGGCTGGGGCTCCTGCGAATCCGCGCGGGCGCGCGGCTGCGCGGCTACCTCGAGTACGCCGAGCGGATGTCCGCCGAAGAGTACGTGCGGTGCGTGGTGCGGGGGGAGTGCAAGGATCCGACGCTGTCGTTCCAGCTGCGGAACGGCTTCCACGTGCTCGCGGTGGTCAGCGATTATCTGCTGCACGATCCGGAGAGCCGGGGCTACGCGGCGATCATCGAGTGGCTGAATCCGGCGGTGGCGAAGCCCGAGGACTATCCGAAGGGTGCCGCTGGGGGCTGGATGGTGACTAGTGACTAG
- a CDS encoding carbon-nitrogen hydrolase family protein, producing MDRVRVASLQYFIRPVTTFEQFRDQVVGLVGTAADYKCSLLVFPEYFTVQLLTLGDIKRPISQQINDLADQVPRFTEMMSGLAQEHGIYIVAGTIPVEDSEGTIRNHCFVFGPGGKHGVQGKLHMTRFESEDWIVAPSDRLNVFEAEFGRFAVAICYDVEFPEMARAAARAGANILVVPSCTDDRQGFLRVRYCAQARAIENQMYVIHSCTVGSLPMVPAVSLNYGQASILTPSDFPFSRDGILAEGNPNQEMMVIGELNLHTILDTRDTGTVLPLFDSHRTAKLVENPEIIAL from the coding sequence ATGGACCGCGTTCGCGTCGCGTCGCTGCAGTACTTCATCCGGCCGGTCACGACCTTCGAGCAGTTTCGCGACCAGGTCGTGGGTCTCGTGGGCACCGCCGCCGATTATAAGTGCTCGCTGCTCGTCTTCCCCGAGTACTTCACCGTCCAGCTCCTCACGCTCGGCGACATCAAGCGGCCGATCTCGCAGCAGATCAACGACCTCGCGGACCAGGTGCCGCGCTTCACCGAGATGATGAGCGGGCTCGCGCAGGAGCACGGCATCTACATAGTCGCGGGCACGATCCCCGTGGAGGATTCCGAGGGGACGATCCGGAACCACTGTTTCGTGTTCGGGCCCGGAGGCAAGCACGGCGTGCAGGGCAAGCTGCACATGACGCGGTTCGAGTCCGAGGACTGGATAGTCGCGCCCAGCGACCGGCTGAACGTGTTCGAGGCCGAGTTCGGCCGGTTCGCCGTCGCCATCTGCTACGACGTGGAGTTTCCGGAGATGGCGCGCGCCGCCGCGCGCGCGGGCGCGAACATCCTGGTGGTGCCGAGCTGCACGGACGACCGGCAGGGGTTCCTGCGCGTGCGGTACTGCGCGCAGGCGCGCGCGATCGAGAACCAGATGTACGTGATTCACTCGTGCACGGTGGGGTCGCTGCCGATGGTGCCCGCAGTCTCGCTGAACTACGGCCAGGCCTCGATTCTCACGCCGAGCGATTTCCCCTTCTCGCGCGACGGCATTCTCGCGGAGGGAAATCCGAATCAGGAGATGATGGTGATCGGCGAGCTGAACCTGCACACCATTCTCGACACGCGCGACACGGGCACGGTGCTCCCGTTGTTCGACAGCCACCGCACGGCGAAGCTGGTGGAGAACCCGGAGATCATCGCGCTGTGA
- a CDS encoding CoA-binding protein, with protein MTETDNAWRKHLLESDDQIAALLESSKRIAVLGIKVELHKPARFVPAYAMAAGYEIIPVPVYYREVTEILGKQVYRKVADVPGEVDIVNVFRRPKDIPPHVDDIIAKQPRAVWFQLGITNDEAAEKLARAGIDVVQDRCMMVELRRIGR; from the coding sequence ATGACCGAAACAGACAACGCCTGGCGCAAGCACCTCCTGGAATCCGACGATCAGATCGCCGCCCTGCTCGAATCCTCCAAGCGCATCGCCGTGCTCGGCATTAAAGTCGAGCTGCACAAGCCCGCCCGATTCGTCCCCGCGTACGCGATGGCCGCCGGGTACGAGATCATCCCCGTGCCCGTATACTATCGCGAAGTGACCGAGATACTCGGCAAGCAGGTGTACCGCAAAGTCGCCGACGTGCCGGGGGAGGTGGACATCGTGAACGTGTTTCGCCGGCCGAAGGACATCCCGCCGCACGTGGACGACATCATCGCGAAGCAGCCGCGCGCGGTGTGGTTCCAGCTGGGGATCACCAACGACGAAGCGGCGGAGAAACTCGCGCGCGCCGGGATCGACGTCGTGCAGGACCGGTGCATGATGGTCGAGCTGCGCCGGATCGGGAGGTAA